From a region of the Armatimonas rosea genome:
- a CDS encoding putative N-acetylmannosamine-6-phosphate 2-epimerase, with translation MDKIFESLQGGLIVSCQALEGEPLFGSEIMAKLARAAKLGGAVGIRANTPVDIAAIKAEVPELPLFGLWKVVVPGFDEVYITPRLREAVAVAEAGAEIIAIDATLRPHPEGTTAELIQAIKHTTGRLVLADIDNEAAALAAIEAGADAISTTLSGYTPDSPQFPGPDLELVARLAARKLPVPLFAEGRIHSPEDARAALDAGAFAVIVGGAITRPAQITERFARALR, from the coding sequence GTGGATAAGATTTTTGAATCGCTTCAAGGCGGGCTGATCGTCTCCTGCCAGGCACTCGAGGGGGAGCCGCTGTTTGGCTCGGAGATAATGGCAAAGCTCGCGCGCGCTGCAAAGCTCGGTGGCGCTGTTGGGATCCGCGCAAACACGCCGGTCGATATCGCCGCGATCAAGGCTGAGGTGCCTGAGCTGCCGCTGTTTGGCCTCTGGAAGGTCGTGGTACCCGGCTTCGACGAGGTCTACATCACGCCACGGCTCCGCGAGGCCGTTGCCGTGGCGGAGGCGGGCGCGGAGATTATCGCGATAGATGCCACGCTTCGTCCCCACCCCGAGGGCACGACCGCGGAGCTGATCCAGGCGATCAAGCACACGACGGGCCGCCTTGTGTTGGCCGATATCGACAACGAGGCCGCCGCACTTGCCGCGATCGAGGCGGGCGCTGATGCGATCTCCACGACGCTCTCCGGCTACACCCCGGATTCTCCTCAGTTCCCCGGCCCCGATCTGGAGCTGGTCGCGCGGCTGGCGGCCCGCAAGCTCCCCGTGCCGCTCTTCGCCGAGGGGCGGATTCACTCTCCGGAGGACGCCCGTGCGGCTCTGGATGCGGGGGCATTTGCGGTGATCGTGGGGGGCGCGATCACCCGCCCGGCGCAGATCACCGAGCGCTTCGCTCGGGCACTGAGATAA